One window from the genome of Chaetodon trifascialis isolate fChaTrf1 chromosome 20, fChaTrf1.hap1, whole genome shotgun sequence encodes:
- the hook3 gene encoding protein Hook homolog 3 isoform X2, with product MSTSESLDRMELCESLLTWIQTFGVEAPCKTVEDLTSGIVMAQALQKIDVVYFNDAWISRIKPEVGDNWRLKISNLKKILKGILDYNQEVLGQHINDFTLPDVNLIGEHSDAAELGRMLQLILGCAVNCEQKQEYIQTIMMMEESVQHVVMTAIQELMSKETPVTGGNDSYVDLDRQLKKTVEELNDALATKEEISQRCRELDMQVAALQEEKSSLLAENQVLMERLNQSDSIEDINSPAGRRHLQLQTQLEQLQEETFRLEAAKDDYRIRCEELEKELLDVKSQNEDLTSLADEAQSLKDEMDVLRHSSDKVSKLEGTVEHYKKKLEDMGLLRRQNKLMEEKNTVLMQTNVSLEEELRKANATKGQLETYKRQVVELQNRLSEESKKADKMEFEYKRVKEKVDSLQKEKDRMRTERDSLKETIEELHCVQAQEGRLTSGLFPLASNDGSDSLAAEITTPEIREHLIRLQHENKMLKLAQEGSDNEKIALLQSLLEDANRRKNELETENRLINQRLMEEQSQVEELQKNLQEQGSKADDSSILKKKYEEHMEKLRELNNDLLKKNSFIDEMEPKYNASCQRVDELEEALKKKDEDMKQMEERYKKYLEKAKSVIRTLDPKQNQGSGPEVQALKNQLQEKERMLHSLEKEMDKTKGQRDYEEKLIVSAWYNMGMSLQKKAAEDRLASTGSGQSFLARQRQATSSRRSYPGHVQPATARSMR from the exons ATCAGCAACCTAAAGAAAATCCTGAAAGGCATCCTCGACTATAACCAGGAA GTGCTAGGTCAACACATTAACGACTTCACATTACCAGATGTTAACCTCATTGGAGAGCACTCTGACGCAGCAGAGCTTGGGAGGATGCTGCAGCTTATCCTGGGCTGTGCTGTCAACTGTGAACAGAAGCAAG AATACATCCAGACCATAATGATGATGGAGGAATCAGTGCAGCATGTTGTCATGACAGCCATCCAAGag ctgATGAGTAAAGAGACTCCAGTGACGGGAGGAAATGACTCATATGTGGATCTGGACAGACAG CTGAAGAAGACAGTCGAGGAGCTGAATGATGCTCTGGCTACCAAGGAAGAGATCTCCCAGAGGTGTCGTGAGCTTGACATGCAG GTGGCAGCTCTGCAAGAAGAGAAGAGCAGTTTGCTTGCAGAAAACCAGGTCCTGATGGAGAGACTTAACCAGTCTGACTCCATAGAGGATATAAACAGCCCTGCTGGACGCAGAcacctccagctgcagacacaacTGGAGCAACTACAGGAGGAAACTTTCAG GTTGGAGGCGGCAAAAGATGACTACCGGATCCGTTGCGAAGAGCTTGAAAAAGAACTCTTGGATGTGAAGTCACAGAATGAAGACCTCACGTCACTGGCTGATGAAGCCCAGTCTCTGAAGGATGAGATGGATGTCCTCAG ACATTCATCAGACAAAGTTTCAAAGCTAGAGGGCACAGTGGAACACTACAAGAAGAAACTGGAGGACATGGGACTTCTCAGGAGACAG AATAAGCTAATGGAGGAGAAGAACACAGTGTTAATGCAGACCAACGTCAGTTTGGAAGAAGAGCTACGAAAGGCGAATGCCACCAAGGGCCAGCTGGAGACATACAAGAGACAG GTGGTCGAACTTCAGAACAGACTGTCGGAAGAGTCTAAAAAGGCTGACAAGATGGAGTTTGAGTACAAACGCGTCAAAGAGAAGGTGGACTCtctacaaaaagaaaaagat cgTATGCGGACGGAGAGAGACTCTCTGAAGGAGACTATCGAGGAACTACATTGTGTACAAGCACAGGAGGGACGGCTTACATCAG gTTTGTTCCCGTTGGCCAGCAATGACGGCTCTGATTCGCTGGCTGCTGAGATCACAACCCCAGAGATTCG AGAACATTTGATTCGTCTTCAGCATGAGAACAAGATGTTGAAGCTGGCCCAGGAGGGGTCAGACAATGAGAAGATTGCACTGTTGCAGAGTCTACTGGAGGATgccaacagaagaaaaaatgagCTGGAGACAGAGAACAG GCTAATCAATCAGCGCCTGATGGAGGAACAGAGCCAGGTAGAGGAGCTGCAAAAGAATCTTCAAGAACAGGGCTCCAAAGCAGACGAT TCTTCCATTCTGAAGAAGAAATATGAGGAGCACAT GGAGAAACTGCGAGAGCTGAACAACGACTTACTGAAGAAAAACTCCTTCATCGACGAAATGGAGCCTAAATACAATGCCAGCT GCCAACGAGTGGACGAGCTGGAAGAGGCCTTgaagaagaaagatgaagacatgaaacagatggaggagagatATAAGAAGTACCTGGAAAAAGCTAAGAGT GTGATCCGGACCCTGGACCCCAAACAGAACCAGGGTTCAGGTCCAGAGGTCCAGGCCCTGAAGAAccagctgcaggagaaggagaggatgcTGCACTCACTTGAG AAAGAGATGGACAAGACAAAAGGCCAGAGAGATTACGAGGAGAAACTGATTGTGTCTGCCTGGTACAATATG GGTATGTCTCTGCAAAAGAAGGCAGCTGAAGACAGGCTTGCCAGCACCGGCTCCGGTCAGTCCTTCCTGGCCCGGCAGAGACAAGCCACCAGCTCACGCCGCTCCTATCCAGGCCACGTCCAGCCAGCTACCGCAAG ATCCATGAGGTAG
- the hook3 gene encoding protein Hook homolog 3 isoform X1: MSTSESLDRMELCESLLTWIQTFGVEAPCKTVEDLTSGIVMAQALQKIDVVYFNDAWISRIKPEVGDNWRLKISNLKKILKGILDYNQEVLGQHINDFTLPDVNLIGEHSDAAELGRMLQLILGCAVNCEQKQEYIQTIMMMEESVQHVVMTAIQELMSKETPVTGGNDSYVDLDRQLKKTVEELNDALATKEEISQRCRELDMQVAALQEEKSSLLAENQVLMERLNQSDSIEDINSPAGRRHLQLQTQLEQLQEETFRLEAAKDDYRIRCEELEKELLDVKSQNEDLTSLADEAQSLKDEMDVLRHSSDKVSKLEGTVEHYKKKLEDMGLLRRQNKLMEEKNTVLMQTNVSLEEELRKANATKGQLETYKRQVVELQNRLSEESKKADKMEFEYKRVKEKVDSLQKEKDRMRTERDSLKETIEELHCVQAQEGRLTSGLFPLASNDGSDSLAAEITTPEIREHLIRLQHENKMLKLAQEGSDNEKIALLQSLLEDANRRKNELETENRLINQRLMEEQSQVEELQKNLQEQGSKADDSSILKKKYEEHMEKLRELNNDLLKKNSFIDEMEPKYNASCQRVDELEEALKKKDEDMKQMEERYKKYLEKAKSVIRTLDPKQNQGSGPEVQALKNQLQEKERMLHSLEKEMDKTKGQRDYEEKLIVSAWYNMGMSLQKKAAEDRLASTGSGQSFLARQRQATSSRRSYPGHVQPATASNITA, encoded by the exons ATCAGCAACCTAAAGAAAATCCTGAAAGGCATCCTCGACTATAACCAGGAA GTGCTAGGTCAACACATTAACGACTTCACATTACCAGATGTTAACCTCATTGGAGAGCACTCTGACGCAGCAGAGCTTGGGAGGATGCTGCAGCTTATCCTGGGCTGTGCTGTCAACTGTGAACAGAAGCAAG AATACATCCAGACCATAATGATGATGGAGGAATCAGTGCAGCATGTTGTCATGACAGCCATCCAAGag ctgATGAGTAAAGAGACTCCAGTGACGGGAGGAAATGACTCATATGTGGATCTGGACAGACAG CTGAAGAAGACAGTCGAGGAGCTGAATGATGCTCTGGCTACCAAGGAAGAGATCTCCCAGAGGTGTCGTGAGCTTGACATGCAG GTGGCAGCTCTGCAAGAAGAGAAGAGCAGTTTGCTTGCAGAAAACCAGGTCCTGATGGAGAGACTTAACCAGTCTGACTCCATAGAGGATATAAACAGCCCTGCTGGACGCAGAcacctccagctgcagacacaacTGGAGCAACTACAGGAGGAAACTTTCAG GTTGGAGGCGGCAAAAGATGACTACCGGATCCGTTGCGAAGAGCTTGAAAAAGAACTCTTGGATGTGAAGTCACAGAATGAAGACCTCACGTCACTGGCTGATGAAGCCCAGTCTCTGAAGGATGAGATGGATGTCCTCAG ACATTCATCAGACAAAGTTTCAAAGCTAGAGGGCACAGTGGAACACTACAAGAAGAAACTGGAGGACATGGGACTTCTCAGGAGACAG AATAAGCTAATGGAGGAGAAGAACACAGTGTTAATGCAGACCAACGTCAGTTTGGAAGAAGAGCTACGAAAGGCGAATGCCACCAAGGGCCAGCTGGAGACATACAAGAGACAG GTGGTCGAACTTCAGAACAGACTGTCGGAAGAGTCTAAAAAGGCTGACAAGATGGAGTTTGAGTACAAACGCGTCAAAGAGAAGGTGGACTCtctacaaaaagaaaaagat cgTATGCGGACGGAGAGAGACTCTCTGAAGGAGACTATCGAGGAACTACATTGTGTACAAGCACAGGAGGGACGGCTTACATCAG gTTTGTTCCCGTTGGCCAGCAATGACGGCTCTGATTCGCTGGCTGCTGAGATCACAACCCCAGAGATTCG AGAACATTTGATTCGTCTTCAGCATGAGAACAAGATGTTGAAGCTGGCCCAGGAGGGGTCAGACAATGAGAAGATTGCACTGTTGCAGAGTCTACTGGAGGATgccaacagaagaaaaaatgagCTGGAGACAGAGAACAG GCTAATCAATCAGCGCCTGATGGAGGAACAGAGCCAGGTAGAGGAGCTGCAAAAGAATCTTCAAGAACAGGGCTCCAAAGCAGACGAT TCTTCCATTCTGAAGAAGAAATATGAGGAGCACAT GGAGAAACTGCGAGAGCTGAACAACGACTTACTGAAGAAAAACTCCTTCATCGACGAAATGGAGCCTAAATACAATGCCAGCT GCCAACGAGTGGACGAGCTGGAAGAGGCCTTgaagaagaaagatgaagacatgaaacagatggaggagagatATAAGAAGTACCTGGAAAAAGCTAAGAGT GTGATCCGGACCCTGGACCCCAAACAGAACCAGGGTTCAGGTCCAGAGGTCCAGGCCCTGAAGAAccagctgcaggagaaggagaggatgcTGCACTCACTTGAG AAAGAGATGGACAAGACAAAAGGCCAGAGAGATTACGAGGAGAAACTGATTGTGTCTGCCTGGTACAATATG GGTATGTCTCTGCAAAAGAAGGCAGCTGAAGACAGGCTTGCCAGCACCGGCTCCGGTCAGTCCTTCCTGGCCCGGCAGAGACAAGCCACCAGCTCACGCCGCTCCTATCCAGGCCACGTCCAGCCAGCTACCGCAAG CAATATCACTGCATGA
- the hook3 gene encoding protein Hook homolog 3 isoform X3 encodes MSTSESLDRMELCESLLTWIQTFGVEAPCKTVEDLTSGIVMAQALQKIDVVYFNDAWISRIKPEVGDNWRLKISNLKKILKGILDYNQEVLGQHINDFTLPDVNLIGEHSDAAELGRMLQLILGCAVNCEQKQEYIQTIMMMEESVQHVVMTAIQELMSKETPVTGGNDSYVDLDRQLKKTVEELNDALATKEEISQRCRELDMQVAALQEEKSSLLAENQVLMERLNQSDSIEDINSPAGRRHLQLQTQLEQLQEETFRLEAAKDDYRIRCEELEKELLDVKSQNEDLTSLADEAQSLKDEMDVLRHSSDKVSKLEGTVEHYKKKLEDMGLLRRQNKLMEEKNTVLMQTNVSLEEELRKANATKGQLETYKRQVVELQNRLSEESKKADKMEFEYKRVKEKVDSLQKEKDRMRTERDSLKETIEELHCVQAQEGRLTSGLFPLASNDGSDSLAAEITTPEIREHLIRLQHENKMLKLAQEGSDNEKIALLQSLLEDANRRKNELETENRLINQRLMEEQSQVEELQKNLQEQGSKADDSSILKKKYEEHMEKLRELNNDLLKKNSFIDEMEPKYNASCQRVDELEEALKKKDEDMKQMEERYKKYLEKAKSVIRTLDPKQNQGSGPEVQALKNQLQEKERMLHSLEKEMDKTKGQRDYEEKLIVSAWYNMGMSLQKKAAEDRLASTGSGQSFLARQRQATSSRRSYPGHVQPATAR; translated from the exons ATCAGCAACCTAAAGAAAATCCTGAAAGGCATCCTCGACTATAACCAGGAA GTGCTAGGTCAACACATTAACGACTTCACATTACCAGATGTTAACCTCATTGGAGAGCACTCTGACGCAGCAGAGCTTGGGAGGATGCTGCAGCTTATCCTGGGCTGTGCTGTCAACTGTGAACAGAAGCAAG AATACATCCAGACCATAATGATGATGGAGGAATCAGTGCAGCATGTTGTCATGACAGCCATCCAAGag ctgATGAGTAAAGAGACTCCAGTGACGGGAGGAAATGACTCATATGTGGATCTGGACAGACAG CTGAAGAAGACAGTCGAGGAGCTGAATGATGCTCTGGCTACCAAGGAAGAGATCTCCCAGAGGTGTCGTGAGCTTGACATGCAG GTGGCAGCTCTGCAAGAAGAGAAGAGCAGTTTGCTTGCAGAAAACCAGGTCCTGATGGAGAGACTTAACCAGTCTGACTCCATAGAGGATATAAACAGCCCTGCTGGACGCAGAcacctccagctgcagacacaacTGGAGCAACTACAGGAGGAAACTTTCAG GTTGGAGGCGGCAAAAGATGACTACCGGATCCGTTGCGAAGAGCTTGAAAAAGAACTCTTGGATGTGAAGTCACAGAATGAAGACCTCACGTCACTGGCTGATGAAGCCCAGTCTCTGAAGGATGAGATGGATGTCCTCAG ACATTCATCAGACAAAGTTTCAAAGCTAGAGGGCACAGTGGAACACTACAAGAAGAAACTGGAGGACATGGGACTTCTCAGGAGACAG AATAAGCTAATGGAGGAGAAGAACACAGTGTTAATGCAGACCAACGTCAGTTTGGAAGAAGAGCTACGAAAGGCGAATGCCACCAAGGGCCAGCTGGAGACATACAAGAGACAG GTGGTCGAACTTCAGAACAGACTGTCGGAAGAGTCTAAAAAGGCTGACAAGATGGAGTTTGAGTACAAACGCGTCAAAGAGAAGGTGGACTCtctacaaaaagaaaaagat cgTATGCGGACGGAGAGAGACTCTCTGAAGGAGACTATCGAGGAACTACATTGTGTACAAGCACAGGAGGGACGGCTTACATCAG gTTTGTTCCCGTTGGCCAGCAATGACGGCTCTGATTCGCTGGCTGCTGAGATCACAACCCCAGAGATTCG AGAACATTTGATTCGTCTTCAGCATGAGAACAAGATGTTGAAGCTGGCCCAGGAGGGGTCAGACAATGAGAAGATTGCACTGTTGCAGAGTCTACTGGAGGATgccaacagaagaaaaaatgagCTGGAGACAGAGAACAG GCTAATCAATCAGCGCCTGATGGAGGAACAGAGCCAGGTAGAGGAGCTGCAAAAGAATCTTCAAGAACAGGGCTCCAAAGCAGACGAT TCTTCCATTCTGAAGAAGAAATATGAGGAGCACAT GGAGAAACTGCGAGAGCTGAACAACGACTTACTGAAGAAAAACTCCTTCATCGACGAAATGGAGCCTAAATACAATGCCAGCT GCCAACGAGTGGACGAGCTGGAAGAGGCCTTgaagaagaaagatgaagacatgaaacagatggaggagagatATAAGAAGTACCTGGAAAAAGCTAAGAGT GTGATCCGGACCCTGGACCCCAAACAGAACCAGGGTTCAGGTCCAGAGGTCCAGGCCCTGAAGAAccagctgcaggagaaggagaggatgcTGCACTCACTTGAG AAAGAGATGGACAAGACAAAAGGCCAGAGAGATTACGAGGAGAAACTGATTGTGTCTGCCTGGTACAATATG GGTATGTCTCTGCAAAAGAAGGCAGCTGAAGACAGGCTTGCCAGCACCGGCTCCGGTCAGTCCTTCCTGGCCCGGCAGAGACAAGCCACCAGCTCACGCCGCTCCTATCCAGGCCACGTCCAGCCAGCTACCGCAAGGTAG